One genomic window of Luteolibacter flavescens includes the following:
- a CDS encoding endonuclease/exonuclease/phosphatase family protein: MKWRSRLLPKPLPFIARIAALAGIFPILGLFGGMHWKLDLFNHFQVHYAVFIGISVIVLLAFKSFRLAGFAAIFLVVPVFQLAPCFIGSGGKPVGNPVRIATFNVLTANQRYDDAVRWTRETDSDVIFLPEVNRVWARELRPLLTSHPHAIKHPVEGNFGFAFYSKLPIVSHEIIPCGKMELPLLKARLTGPSGDFILYGAHPVPPTTEFWSGERDEFLRIMADEVAKQTLPVIVTGDLNASRWSHGMKPLWDAGLIDSAQGKGAGSTWMRGHLLAVPIDHVLYRSAKDAPGMANCRKRWIGPDLGSDHRAVVAEIAW; this comes from the coding sequence ATGAAGTGGCGCTCACGTCTCCTCCCAAAGCCCCTGCCTTTCATCGCGCGTATCGCCGCGCTGGCGGGCATTTTCCCGATCCTCGGTCTCTTCGGCGGGATGCATTGGAAGCTGGATCTCTTCAATCACTTCCAGGTCCATTATGCGGTGTTCATCGGGATCTCGGTGATCGTGTTGCTCGCCTTCAAGTCGTTCCGGCTCGCCGGCTTCGCGGCGATCTTCCTCGTGGTGCCCGTCTTCCAACTCGCGCCATGCTTTATCGGCAGTGGGGGCAAGCCCGTCGGGAATCCGGTGCGCATCGCGACATTCAATGTCCTCACGGCAAACCAGCGCTATGACGACGCGGTGCGCTGGACCCGCGAGACCGATTCGGACGTGATCTTCCTCCCCGAGGTGAATCGCGTGTGGGCCAGGGAATTGCGGCCGCTTCTAACAAGTCATCCTCACGCGATCAAGCACCCCGTGGAGGGAAACTTCGGCTTCGCCTTCTACTCGAAGCTTCCCATCGTTTCCCACGAGATCATCCCTTGCGGAAAGATGGAGCTACCCCTGCTCAAGGCGCGCCTCACGGGCCCATCGGGCGACTTCATCCTCTACGGCGCGCACCCGGTGCCACCGACCACGGAATTTTGGTCGGGCGAGCGGGATGAGTTCCTGCGGATCATGGCGGACGAGGTCGCGAAGCAAACGCTGCCCGTGATCGTCACCGGCGACCTGAATGCCTCGCGCTGGAGCCATGGCATGAAGCCGCTGTGGGATGCCGGCCTCATCGACTCCGCACAAGGCAAGGGCGCGGGCAGCACGTGGATGCGCGGGCACCTGCTCGCCGTGCCGATCGACCACGTGCTCTATCGCAGTGCCAAGGATGCACCGGGCATGGCGAACTGCCGGAAGCGCTGGATCGGTCCTGACCTCGGCTCGGATCACCGCGCCGTGGTGGCCGAGATCGCGTGGTAA
- a CDS encoding TIM barrel protein: MTELPGRTPQTPIAVNVEMWFEGSFVERIEQAAALGFPAIELWSWRDKDLAAGAEALRKHDIIATQFTAWGFGQQINDPAFPKEDFVAEIAAACEAAEILPGCERFCVVGGDNVPGLTKEQMHASIIEKLRAAVPVLEAKRKMIILEPMNPYNHPGHCLYGSADGIAICEAVGSEWVKLNWDLFHMQRYEGNLIDNLEKGKEWIGYVQFADSPARNEPGTGEICYSEVFRKVRELGLPLPLGAECLPKGGDARRAAERLYRVDLESA, from the coding sequence ATGACCGAACTTCCCGGACGCACGCCGCAGACACCCATCGCCGTCAATGTCGAGATGTGGTTCGAGGGCTCCTTCGTGGAGCGCATCGAGCAGGCGGCGGCGCTAGGTTTCCCGGCGATCGAGCTGTGGTCATGGCGTGACAAGGACTTGGCCGCCGGTGCCGAGGCGCTGAGAAAGCACGACATCATCGCCACGCAGTTCACCGCGTGGGGATTTGGCCAGCAGATCAATGATCCGGCATTCCCGAAGGAAGACTTCGTCGCGGAGATCGCCGCTGCCTGTGAAGCCGCGGAGATCCTGCCCGGCTGCGAGCGCTTCTGCGTGGTGGGCGGCGACAATGTCCCCGGGCTGACCAAGGAGCAGATGCACGCCTCGATCATCGAGAAGCTGCGTGCCGCCGTGCCGGTGCTGGAGGCGAAGCGGAAGATGATCATCCTGGAACCGATGAATCCCTACAACCATCCCGGGCACTGTCTCTACGGCAGCGCCGATGGCATCGCGATCTGCGAGGCGGTGGGATCGGAATGGGTGAAGCTGAATTGGGACCTTTTCCACATGCAGCGCTACGAGGGCAACCTCATCGACAATCTGGAAAAGGGGAAGGAGTGGATCGGCTACGTTCAATTCGCCGACTCGCCTGCGCGCAATGAGCCGGGCACCGGCGAGATTTGCTACAGCGAGGTTTTTCGAAAGGTGCGCGAGCTGGGGCTGCCACTGCCGCTCGGTGCCGAGTGCCTCCCAAAGGGAGGCGATGCCCGTCGCGCCGCGGAGCGACTCTACCGCGTGGATCTGGAGTCGGCGTGA